DNA sequence from the Streptomyces sp. HUAS 15-9 genome:
CGGTGCAGAAGAAGCGGTCTCGGGGCACAGCCAGGCAGACGGCCTCCGAAGGGGGCGCCGAGCGCACTCCCGTCGGCACCGGACGCCCGACCCACGTACGCAACCGGCTGATCGTCGCGGTGGCCGTGGTGGCCGCCGCCATCGCCGGGGCCGGAGCCCCGTCCGTGCTGGCCGCCTCCGGGCAGCTGAGTGACTCCCAGGACCTGGTGACCCTCGCCGGGCGCACCCAGGACGCGCTCGCCCTCGCCCACTCGCTGGCCGACGAGCGCGACGAGGTCACCTCCTACGTCGCGGCCGGCCGCCCCAAGTCCAAGGCGCCCTCCGAGCAGCGCAGCGCGCGGGTCGACCGGCAGGTGGAGGATCTGCGCGCCGACACTGACACGCCCGACTCGCTGCGCTCGGACCTGGACGGCATCGCGGCCGTGCGCAGGGCCGCGCTCACCGGCAAGAGCACGGCGCTTCAGGCGCACCAGGCCTACTCGGCCGCGATCAACGAGCTGCACCGGCTGGCCGGGGACCTGGCCGAGCAGATGCCTCCACGGGCCGGCGCCGGCGCGTACGCGCTCGCCGAGCTGGACTCCGCCGTTCAGCAGTCCGCCTCCGCCCGCGGCCTGCTCCTCGCGGCCCTCAGCGTGCCGAGTACCACCCAGACGGTCACCGACCCCCTCACGGGCCTGCCCAGCACGACGTCCACCATCTCCGCGGCCGACAAGAAGCAGCGCGACGCCCTCAGCGCCGCCGCCCAGCAGGCCCGGCTGCGCTCCGACGCGGCCCTCGCCGACTTCCGCGACGACGCGCCCAAGTCCGCGGTCGACTCGTACGACTCGACGGTCACCGGCCCCGAGGTGAACTCCGCCGAGAAGTACCTCGCCCAGCTCACCGACCAGCCGACGCTCTCCGACAGCGACCTCGGTGTCGGCGCCAAGAAGCTGGACGCCGCCCTGTCCGCCCGCGTCGACCAGATGCGCGGCGCCGAGGCCGCCCTCTACGACCACCGCACCAAGGATCTCGCCCAGCTGCGCGACGACGACGTCACCGCGTGGGAGATCCGCATCGCCGTCCTGGGCGCGCTGATGCTGGTCGCCGTCGGCATCGCGACCGCCATGGCCCGCACCCTGACCCGCCCGCTGTCGGTGCTGCGGCGGGGCTCGGCCCGGCTGGCCGAGTCGGAGAACCCGGCCGCCGAGGAACCCGTCAAGTTCACCGGCCGCAACGACGAGTTCGCCCAGGTCGTCCGCTCCGTCAACGCTCTGCACGCGCACGCCGCCGCCCTCCACGAGCGCATCGCCACGCTCGAGTCCGACCGCAAGCACCTGGTCGGCCAGCGCCAGAAGATGGCCGACGCCCGCGAGGAGCTGCGCACCGAACTCGGCGACGCGGCGGCCCAGCTGGCACGGCTGCGGGCCAGCATCGGCGGCACCTTCGTCAATCTGGCCCTGCGCACCCTCGGCCTCGTCGAGCGGCAGCTGGCGGTCATCGAGGGCCTGGAGGAGCGTGAGCAGGACCCCGAGCGCCTCGCCACGCTCTTCAAGCTCGACCACTTCGCCACGGTCATGCGTCGGCACAGCGAGAACCTGCTGGTCCTCGCCGGTACCGAGCACGTCCAGCAGCACCACGGGCCGGTCCCGCTGGTGGACGTCGTACGGGCGGCGGTCAGCGAGATCGAGCGCTACGACCGGGTCCGTATCGCGGCGCTCCCGCCGCACGCGCACGTGGCGGGTTTCGCCGCCGACGACCTCTCCCATCTGCTGGCCGAGCTCATGGAGAACGCCACCTCGTTCTCCCCGCCCGATGTGCACGTCGAGGTCTCCGGCTGGCTGCTGGAGAGCGGCGAGGTCATGCTCTCCGTGCAGGACGAGGGCATCGGCCTGACCGGCGAGCGCCTGGCCCGCTTCAACTCCCGGCTCGCCGACTTCGACCCGGAGTCCCCGTACGAGCAGGAGGGCGAGGAAGGCCTGGGCCTCGGCCTGTACGTCGTCGCCCGCCTCGCCCACCGTCACGGCGCCCGTGTCCAGCTGCGCGAGCAGAAGCAGGGCGGCACCGCGGCGGTCGTGGTCCTCCCCGGCGCGCTGCTGGCCCAGGCCCCGGCCACGGCGGTCCCGCCGACCGAGACCGTGCCCGGCGGCACCCACACCTTCTCCCTGCCCGGCGCGGACGCCGAGGTCAACTCCAACGTCCTGCACGGCCGCGCGAAGGTCACCGATCCACTGGCGCCCCTGGCGGAACAGCCCACACGAGCCACGCCAGACGAGAGCCCGGCCCTGGCCGGTGGCTCGGCTGAGACTCCGGCGGGGGCTTTCGCCGAATTCCCGGCTGGGGTTTCGGGCGAGGCTCCGTTGCAGACTTCCGCTGAGGCTGCGGCTGGGGTTTCCGGCGAGACTGCGGCTGGGGCTGTCGCTGGGTCCCCGGCAGGGGCTTTCGGCGGGGTCCCGTCCCGGACGCCGGCCGAGGCTTTCGCCGAGGATCCGGCTGGAACTTCCGCCGAGTCC
Encoded proteins:
- a CDS encoding sensor histidine kinase, giving the protein MQKKRSRGTARQTASEGGAERTPVGTGRPTHVRNRLIVAVAVVAAAIAGAGAPSVLAASGQLSDSQDLVTLAGRTQDALALAHSLADERDEVTSYVAAGRPKSKAPSEQRSARVDRQVEDLRADTDTPDSLRSDLDGIAAVRRAALTGKSTALQAHQAYSAAINELHRLAGDLAEQMPPRAGAGAYALAELDSAVQQSASARGLLLAALSVPSTTQTVTDPLTGLPSTTSTISAADKKQRDALSAAAQQARLRSDAALADFRDDAPKSAVDSYDSTVTGPEVNSAEKYLAQLTDQPTLSDSDLGVGAKKLDAALSARVDQMRGAEAALYDHRTKDLAQLRDDDVTAWEIRIAVLGALMLVAVGIATAMARTLTRPLSVLRRGSARLAESENPAAEEPVKFTGRNDEFAQVVRSVNALHAHAAALHERIATLESDRKHLVGQRQKMADAREELRTELGDAAAQLARLRASIGGTFVNLALRTLGLVERQLAVIEGLEEREQDPERLATLFKLDHFATVMRRHSENLLVLAGTEHVQQHHGPVPLVDVVRAAVSEIERYDRVRIAALPPHAHVAGFAADDLSHLLAELMENATSFSPPDVHVEVSGWLLESGEVMLSVQDEGIGLTGERLARFNSRLADFDPESPYEQEGEEGLGLGLYVVARLAHRHGARVQLREQKQGGTAAVVVLPGALLAQAPATAVPPTETVPGGTHTFSLPGADAEVNSNVLHGRAKVTDPLAPLAEQPTRATPDESPALAGGSAETPAGAFAEFPAGVSGEAPLQTSAEAAAGVSGETAAGAVAGSPAGAFGGVPSRTPAEAFAEDPAGTSAESSAGVSGEAPLQTSAEAGAFAEAPTGASAETPARTASEAPAGAFAEAPSRTSAETASRNAAEALGRASAEAPSRTSAEIPARTHAEIPVETPAETTMELLAPVPVTDPYAIGPDAHERTPDEAAVPAPTAETAPQAGAAGPAVTAEPAADIEDEVTSKGLPKRTPKITSPDRAPRQRTGSVDAEALRRRLGGFRRGAEAGRRDVEAEIAEETAQNERPDAAPAHAGDVTGGTVEEASS